One region of Mycobacterium riyadhense genomic DNA includes:
- a CDS encoding acetolactate synthase: protein MRTEAAPAQTIHAGQLVARRLKASGIDTIFTLSGGHLFSIYDGCRQEGIRLIDTRHEQTAAFAAEGWSKVTRVPGVAALTAGPGVTNGMSAMAAAQQNQSPLVVLGGRAPALRWGMGSLQEIDHVPFVAPLTRFAATAQSADDAGRLVDEALRSAMGAPSGVAFVDFPMDHVFSMSDDDGRPGALAELPAATSPDNADLDRAAALLSTAQRPVIMAGTNVWWGHAEAALLRLADALQIPVLMNGMARGAVPADHPLAFSRARSKALGEADVALIVGVPMDFRLGFGGVFGSDTQLIVADRAEPDREHPRPVAARLYGTLTAILSALALPGGSDRRDWIDELRTAETAARDLEKAELADDRVPLHPMRVYAELASLLDRDAVVVIDAGDFGSYAGRMIDSYLPGCWLDSGPFGCLGSGPGYALAAKLAHPERQVVLLQGDGAFGFSGMEWDTLVRHNIQVVSVVGNNGIWGLEKHPMEALYGYSVVAELRPGTRYDDVVRALGGHGELVSAPAELRPALDRAFASGLPAVVNVLTDPTIAYPRRSNLA from the coding sequence ATCCGCACCGAAGCCGCCCCCGCGCAGACGATTCATGCCGGCCAGCTCGTCGCGCGCCGACTCAAAGCCAGTGGTATCGACACGATCTTCACGCTGTCCGGGGGCCATCTGTTTTCCATCTACGACGGCTGCCGCCAAGAAGGCATCCGGCTGATCGACACCCGACACGAGCAGACGGCGGCCTTCGCCGCCGAGGGCTGGTCGAAGGTGACCAGGGTGCCGGGCGTCGCCGCACTCACCGCAGGTCCTGGGGTTACCAACGGGATGAGCGCCATGGCCGCCGCACAGCAGAACCAGTCGCCGCTTGTCGTGCTTGGCGGACGGGCGCCGGCGCTGCGCTGGGGCATGGGCTCCCTGCAGGAAATCGACCACGTGCCGTTCGTGGCGCCGCTGACGCGGTTCGCCGCCACGGCACAATCAGCCGACGACGCGGGCCGGCTTGTCGACGAAGCACTGCGGTCGGCGATGGGTGCTCCGTCGGGCGTGGCGTTTGTCGACTTCCCGATGGACCACGTGTTTTCGATGTCGGACGACGACGGGCGCCCAGGAGCTCTGGCCGAATTGCCCGCAGCGACGAGCCCGGACAACGCCGATCTCGACCGGGCCGCCGCCCTGCTTTCGACGGCTCAGCGGCCGGTGATCATGGCGGGAACCAATGTCTGGTGGGGACACGCCGAAGCGGCGCTGCTGCGTCTTGCCGATGCGCTGCAAATCCCGGTGCTGATGAATGGAATGGCCCGTGGCGCAGTACCCGCCGACCATCCGTTGGCCTTCTCGCGGGCGCGATCAAAAGCATTGGGAGAGGCGGACGTTGCGCTGATTGTCGGCGTGCCCATGGATTTCCGCTTGGGCTTTGGTGGGGTATTCGGGTCGGATACCCAGCTCATCGTCGCAGACCGCGCCGAACCAGACCGCGAGCATCCGCGCCCCGTTGCGGCTCGGCTCTATGGGACCCTCACCGCGATCCTGTCGGCGCTGGCCCTACCCGGCGGAAGCGACCGTCGGGACTGGATTGACGAGCTTCGTACCGCAGAGACCGCCGCGCGCGATCTCGAGAAGGCCGAACTCGCCGATGACCGGGTTCCGCTTCATCCGATGCGGGTATATGCCGAGCTGGCCTCGCTGCTGGACCGCGACGCCGTCGTCGTCATCGACGCGGGCGATTTCGGGTCTTATGCCGGCCGCATGATCGACAGCTACCTGCCGGGCTGCTGGTTGGACAGCGGTCCCTTCGGCTGCCTTGGTTCGGGTCCCGGCTACGCCCTGGCCGCGAAACTGGCCCACCCCGAACGCCAAGTCGTGCTGCTGCAAGGCGACGGTGCATTCGGGTTCAGCGGCATGGAATGGGACACGCTGGTTCGCCACAACATTCAGGTCGTGTCGGTGGTCGGCAACAACGGCATTTGGGGTTTGGAAAAACATCCCATGGAGGCGTTGTACGGCTACTCGGTCGTGGCGGAGCTGCGGCCGGGAACGCGCTACGACGACGTGGTACGCGCCCTCGGCGGTCACGGCGAGCTGGTGTCGGCGCCCGCCGAGCTGCGCCCGGCACTGGACCGTGCCTTCGCCAGTGGTCTTCCGGCCGTCGTCAACGTCCTTACCGACCCAACGATTGCCTACCCGCGTCGATCCAACCTGGCTTGA
- a CDS encoding VOC family protein, whose protein sequence is MNFSVQSPTQIAWVTTDLDATETTLTGLLGAKKWVRIPDVHFAPDACSYQGKPADFVASVSLSYLGDMQLELICPVSGQNIYSDFLRERGPGLHHICVEASSLESFDAAVARAADQGAVTVQQGVMPGGMHFAYVAAPQAGVPYIEIAYLSPEIRSFYEYIKREQR, encoded by the coding sequence ATGAACTTTTCCGTTCAGTCTCCGACACAGATCGCATGGGTAACTACGGACCTGGACGCCACCGAAACGACCCTCACCGGCCTGTTAGGTGCCAAAAAGTGGGTGCGGATACCTGATGTGCACTTTGCTCCAGACGCCTGCAGCTATCAGGGCAAGCCCGCCGATTTCGTCGCCAGCGTCTCGTTGAGCTATCTCGGGGACATGCAGTTGGAGCTGATCTGTCCGGTTAGCGGGCAGAATATCTATAGTGACTTTCTGCGGGAGCGTGGTCCCGGTTTGCATCACATCTGCGTGGAGGCTTCAAGCCTGGAGAGCTTCGACGCCGCGGTGGCCCGAGCCGCCGACCAGGGCGCGGTGACCGTGCAGCAGGGCGTGATGCCCGGTGGCATGCATTTCGCCTATGTGGCGGCGCCGCAGGCGGGCGTGCCCTATATCGAGATTGCGTATCTCTCACCGGAGATCAGATCGTTCTACGAGTACATAAAACGGGAGCAGCGGTGA
- a CDS encoding TetR/AcrR family transcriptional regulator, with protein MGKRQESREHIEAKIIELGRRHLEDHGAAGLSLRAIARDLGMVSSAVYRYVSSRDELLTLLLVDGYADLGDAVDQAREDTVTELWSDDVTAIARSVRRWAVAHPARWALLYGSPVPGYRAPPERTLGVGTRVVGALFDAIAAGIATGDIMLTDYQARQPMSSDFERIRHDFGFPGDDRVVAKCLLLWAGVVGAISLEVFGQYGAETSTDPEAVFDAQVRLLVGVLSQH; from the coding sequence GTGGGCAAACGCCAGGAATCGCGGGAACACATCGAGGCGAAGATCATCGAACTCGGTCGCCGCCACCTGGAGGATCACGGCGCAGCAGGCCTATCGCTGCGTGCGATTGCCCGCGATTTGGGCATGGTGTCGTCGGCCGTGTATCGGTACGTATCTAGCCGTGACGAGCTGCTGACCTTGCTGCTGGTCGACGGTTACGCGGACCTGGGCGACGCCGTGGATCAGGCGCGCGAGGACACCGTTACCGAGTTGTGGAGCGATGACGTCACGGCCATCGCGCGTTCGGTACGGCGATGGGCGGTCGCACACCCGGCGCGTTGGGCGCTGCTCTACGGCAGTCCCGTGCCCGGATATCGCGCACCGCCCGAGCGCACCCTCGGCGTTGGCACCCGCGTGGTCGGAGCGCTCTTCGACGCGATCGCCGCTGGCATTGCAACCGGCGACATCATGTTGACCGATTACCAAGCGCGGCAACCGATGTCATCGGACTTCGAACGCATACGGCACGACTTCGGGTTTCCCGGTGATGATCGCGTCGTCGCCAAGTGTCTGCTGCTCTGGGCCGGTGTCGTCGGCGCGATCAGTCTCGAGGTATTTGGGCAGTACGGCGCCGAGACGTCGACCGACCCTGAGGCGGTTTTCGACGCTCAGGTGCGGCTGCTGGTGGGCGTGCTCAGTCAGCATTGA
- a CDS encoding CDP-alcohol phosphatidyltransferase family protein, producing the protein MEPVLRQTRVLTVPNALSLIRLALIPVFVYVMLVANVHGWAVAILVFSGFSDWADGKIARLLNQSSRLGVLLDPAVDRLYMVTVPLVLGLSGIVPWWFVVTLLARDALLAATLPVLWSRGLSALPVTYIGKAATFALMAGFPILLLGQWDALWSRVFRACGWAFLLWGIYAYLWAFVLYIVQMTMVVRRMPKIKHLAHQPVVQKADDHG; encoded by the coding sequence ATGGAGCCGGTGCTCAGACAGACCCGGGTGCTGACGGTGCCCAACGCGCTGAGCCTCATCCGCTTGGCGCTCATCCCGGTATTCGTCTACGTAATGCTGGTCGCAAATGTGCATGGCTGGGCGGTGGCGATCCTGGTGTTCAGCGGCTTCTCGGATTGGGCGGACGGCAAGATCGCTCGGCTGCTCAACCAGTCGTCACGGTTGGGCGTGCTGCTGGATCCGGCCGTCGACCGTCTCTACATGGTTACCGTCCCACTCGTGCTGGGACTGAGCGGGATCGTGCCGTGGTGGTTTGTAGTCACGTTGCTGGCGCGCGACGCGTTGCTGGCTGCGACGCTGCCGGTGCTGTGGAGTCGCGGATTGTCGGCGCTTCCGGTGACTTATATCGGCAAGGCCGCGACATTCGCCCTGATGGCCGGCTTTCCGATCCTGTTGTTAGGGCAATGGGATGCGTTGTGGAGCCGAGTGTTCCGAGCCTGCGGTTGGGCGTTTCTACTCTGGGGCATCTATGCCTACCTGTGGGCGTTTGTGCTGTACATAGTGCAGATGACGATGGTGGTGCGTCGGATGCCCAAGATCAAACATCTGGCCCACCAGCCGGTGGTTCAAAAAGCAGATGACCATGGCTGA
- the secA2 gene encoding accessory Sec system translocase SecA2: MPKTIRAQPGRLSSRFWRLLGASTEKDRNRSLAEVAASEEFDEKAAELDDEKLRKAAGLLNLDDLADSDDIPQFLAIAREAAERTTGLRPFDVQLLGALRMLAGDVIEMATGEGKTLAGAIAAAGYALGGRHVHVVTINDYLARRDAEWMGPLLEAMGLSVGWITAESTRAERKAAYDCDVTYASVNEIGFDVLRDQLVTDVDDLVSPNPDVALIDEADSVLVDEALVPLVLAGTTHRETPRLEIIELVGELVADNDADEYFATDSDNRNVHLTEVGARKVEKALGGIDLYSEEHVGTTLTEVNVALHAHVLLQRDVHYIVRDDAVHLINASRGRIAQLQRWPDGLQAAVEAKEGIETTETGEVLDTITVQALINRYTTVCGMTGTALAAGEQLRQFYKLGVSPIPPNTPNIREDESDRVYITAAAKNDAIVAHIAEVHETGQPVLVGTRDVAESEELHERLLRRGVPAVVLNAKNDAEEARVIAEAGKYDAVTVSTQMAGRGTDIRLGGSDEADHDRVAELGGLHVVGTGRHHTERLDNQLRGRAGRQGDPGSSVFFSSWEDDVVAANLDSNKLPAHTDEDGRIVSPKAAGLLDHAQRVAEGRMLDVHANTWRYNQLIAQQRAIIVDRRNTLLRTATAREELADLAPKRYEELSEDLSEERLGKICRLIMLYHLDRGWADHLAYLADIRESIHLRALGRQNPLDEFHRLAVDAFASLAADAIEAAQQTFETANVLEEEQGLDLSKLARPTSTWTYMVNDNPLSDDTLSTLSLPGVFR; encoded by the coding sequence GTGCCTAAGACGATACGCGCTCAACCAGGCCGTCTGAGCAGCCGATTCTGGCGGCTGCTCGGCGCCAGTACGGAAAAGGACCGCAACCGTTCCCTGGCCGAGGTCGCCGCTTCGGAGGAGTTCGACGAAAAGGCCGCCGAACTCGACGACGAGAAGCTGCGCAAGGCGGCCGGCCTGCTCAACCTCGACGACCTCGCGGACTCCGACGACATCCCGCAATTCCTGGCGATCGCTCGGGAGGCCGCGGAACGAACGACCGGGCTGCGACCATTCGACGTGCAATTGCTGGGCGCGCTGCGAATGCTTGCCGGTGACGTGATCGAGATGGCCACCGGTGAGGGCAAAACCCTTGCCGGCGCGATCGCGGCCGCCGGCTACGCATTGGGCGGACGGCACGTGCACGTGGTGACCATCAACGACTACCTGGCCCGCCGTGACGCGGAGTGGATGGGCCCGCTGCTCGAGGCGATGGGCCTCAGCGTCGGCTGGATCACCGCCGAGTCGACAAGAGCGGAGCGCAAAGCCGCATACGACTGCGACGTCACCTATGCCTCGGTCAATGAGATCGGGTTCGATGTGCTGCGCGATCAGCTGGTGACCGACGTCGACGACCTGGTATCGCCCAACCCGGACGTGGCCCTCATCGACGAGGCCGACTCCGTGCTGGTCGACGAAGCCCTGGTACCCCTGGTACTCGCGGGCACCACGCACCGGGAAACGCCCCGGCTAGAGATCATCGAGCTGGTCGGTGAGCTTGTTGCCGACAACGACGCCGACGAGTACTTTGCCACCGACTCGGACAACCGCAACGTCCACCTCACCGAGGTGGGTGCCCGCAAGGTCGAAAAGGCGCTGGGCGGCATCGACCTGTATTCCGAAGAGCACGTCGGCACCACGCTGACCGAGGTCAACGTCGCCCTGCACGCGCATGTGCTGCTGCAGCGCGACGTGCACTACATCGTCCGCGACGACGCGGTGCATCTGATCAACGCCTCGCGCGGCCGCATCGCGCAACTGCAGCGCTGGCCGGACGGCCTGCAGGCCGCCGTTGAGGCGAAAGAAGGCATCGAGACCACCGAAACCGGTGAGGTGCTCGACACCATCACGGTGCAGGCACTGATCAACCGCTACACAACCGTGTGTGGCATGACGGGCACCGCGCTGGCCGCCGGAGAGCAGTTGCGCCAGTTTTACAAACTGGGGGTCTCACCAATACCGCCGAACACCCCCAACATCCGCGAGGACGAGTCCGATCGGGTCTACATCACCGCCGCCGCCAAGAACGACGCGATCGTCGCGCACATCGCCGAGGTGCACGAGACCGGGCAGCCGGTGCTGGTCGGCACCCGCGACGTCGCCGAATCCGAGGAACTGCACGAGCGGCTGCTGCGGCGTGGCGTTCCCGCGGTGGTGCTCAACGCCAAGAACGACGCCGAGGAAGCCCGGGTAATCGCCGAGGCCGGCAAGTACGACGCGGTCACGGTGTCCACCCAGATGGCCGGGCGTGGCACCGACATTCGTCTCGGCGGATCCGACGAGGCCGATCACGACCGGGTCGCCGAACTGGGCGGTCTGCACGTGGTGGGCACCGGCCGGCATCACACCGAGCGACTGGACAATCAGTTGCGCGGCCGGGCCGGACGCCAGGGCGATCCGGGGTCGTCGGTGTTCTTCTCCAGTTGGGAAGATGACGTCGTTGCCGCCAACCTGGACAGTAACAAGCTGCCAGCGCATACCGATGAGGACGGCCGGATCGTGAGCCCCAAGGCCGCCGGGCTGCTCGACCATGCCCAGCGTGTCGCTGAGGGCCGGATGCTGGATGTGCACGCGAACACCTGGCGCTACAACCAATTGATTGCCCAGCAGCGCGCCATCATCGTTGACCGGCGAAACACATTGCTGCGCACCGCAACCGCTCGCGAGGAACTCGCCGACCTGGCGCCGAAGCGGTATGAAGAGCTATCGGAAGATCTGTCCGAAGAGCGGCTGGGCAAGATCTGCCGTCTGATCATGCTGTACCACCTCGACCGCGGCTGGGCCGATCACCTGGCGTATCTGGCCGACATTCGCGAAAGCATCCATTTGCGCGCGCTGGGCCGGCAGAACCCCCTCGACGAGTTCCACCGGCTGGCCGTCGACGCGTTCGCGTCGCTCGCCGCCGATGCGATCGAGGCTGCTCAGCAGACGTTCGAAACCGCGAATGTTCTCGAAGAGGAGCAGGGGCTGGACCTGTCCAAGCTGGCGCGCCCGACGTCGACGTGGACCTACATGGTCAACGACAATCCGCTGTCCGATGACACGCTGTCCACGCTGAGCCTGCCTGGCGTGTTCCGTTAA
- a CDS encoding ABC transporter ATP-binding protein/permease translates to MGPKPFKPSIDWSRALLDSLYWTGKAWAISAVCVLVVLVLLRYLTPWGQQYWRITRGYFVGTTSIRVWLMLGVLLLSVVLAVRLNVLFSYQGNDMYTALQKAFEGIASGDEAVKRSGVRGFWMSIGVFSIMAVLHVARVMADIYLTQRFIVAWRVWLTGHLTQDWLDGRAYYRDLFIDETIDNPDQRIQQDVDIFTAGSGGTPNQPANGTASTLLFGAVQSIISVISFTAILWKLSGTLNVFGVSFPRAMFWTVIVYVLAATIISFIIGRPLIWLSFRNEKLNAAFRYALVRLRDAAEAVGFYRGERVERTQLQRRFTPIIDNYLRFVNRSIGFNGWNLVVSQTIVPLPWVIQAPRLFAGQIDFGDVGQTATSFGNIHDSLSFFRNNYDAFAGFRAAIIRLHGLVDANEQGRALPAVLARPSEDGAVELNHVEVRTPSGDALIDPLDLRLERGDSLVVTGRSGVGKTTLLRSLAELWPFASGILRCPDGENATMFLSQLPYVPLGNLRAVVCYPNSPDDISEEVIRDTLTKVALAPLAERLDEEQDWAKVLSPGEQQRVAFARILLTKPQAVFLDESTSALDEGLEFALYQMLRSELPDCIVVSVSHRRAVELLHEQELKLLGGGAWELGRVENEPAPV, encoded by the coding sequence TTGGGCCCGAAACCGTTCAAGCCATCCATCGACTGGTCTAGGGCACTCCTGGATTCTTTGTATTGGACCGGCAAAGCCTGGGCGATCAGTGCCGTCTGTGTACTCGTCGTGCTGGTTCTGCTGCGTTACTTGACACCCTGGGGCCAGCAATACTGGCGGATCACCCGTGGGTATTTCGTCGGGACAACGAGCATTCGGGTGTGGCTGATGCTCGGCGTGCTGTTGCTTTCGGTGGTGCTGGCGGTGCGCCTGAACGTGCTGTTCAGCTATCAGGGCAATGACATGTACACGGCTTTGCAGAAAGCCTTCGAAGGCATCGCCTCCGGCGATGAAGCTGTCAAACGCTCAGGCGTACGCGGTTTTTGGATGTCCATCGGAGTGTTCAGCATCATGGCCGTGCTGCACGTGGCGCGGGTGATGGCCGACATCTACTTGACGCAGCGCTTCATCGTCGCCTGGCGGGTGTGGCTGACCGGCCACTTGACCCAGGACTGGCTCGACGGCAGGGCCTATTACCGGGACCTGTTCATCGACGAAACGATCGACAACCCCGATCAGCGCATCCAGCAAGACGTCGACATCTTCACCGCCGGGAGCGGGGGCACGCCGAACCAGCCCGCGAACGGGACGGCTAGCACGCTGTTATTCGGTGCTGTGCAATCGATTATTTCGGTAATTTCCTTTACGGCGATCTTATGGAAGCTCTCCGGCACCCTGAATGTTTTCGGGGTGTCTTTCCCGCGTGCCATGTTCTGGACCGTCATCGTTTATGTGCTCGCGGCCACGATCATCTCGTTTATCATCGGTCGTCCGTTGATCTGGCTGAGCTTTCGCAACGAAAAGCTCAACGCCGCTTTCCGTTACGCACTGGTTCGCTTGCGCGATGCCGCCGAAGCCGTTGGCTTCTACCGTGGTGAGCGCGTCGAACGCACCCAATTGCAGCGCCGGTTCACTCCTATCATTGACAACTACCTTCGGTTTGTTAATCGAAGCATCGGCTTCAATGGCTGGAACCTGGTGGTGAGCCAGACGATCGTGCCGTTGCCATGGGTGATCCAGGCACCTCGGTTGTTCGCGGGCCAGATCGACTTCGGTGACGTTGGCCAGACGGCGACTTCATTCGGAAATATTCACGATTCGCTGTCGTTCTTCCGCAACAACTACGACGCGTTCGCGGGTTTCCGCGCGGCCATCATCCGGTTGCACGGGTTGGTCGACGCCAATGAACAGGGCCGCGCACTGCCGGCGGTGCTGGCGCGGCCGAGTGAGGACGGGGCCGTCGAACTCAACCACGTCGAAGTACGCACGCCGAGCGGTGACGCACTGATCGACCCGCTGGACTTGCGCCTGGAACGTGGCGATTCGCTCGTCGTTACCGGACGTTCGGGGGTCGGCAAGACCACGCTGTTGCGCAGCCTTGCCGAATTATGGCCGTTTGCCTCCGGGATATTGCGCTGCCCCGACGGCGAGAACGCAACGATGTTCTTGTCACAGTTGCCGTATGTGCCGCTGGGCAATTTGCGCGCGGTGGTGTGCTATCCGAATTCGCCGGACGACATCTCCGAAGAGGTCATCAGGGACACGCTGACAAAGGTCGCGCTGGCGCCCCTAGCTGAGCGGCTGGACGAAGAACAGGACTGGGCCAAGGTGCTCTCGCCCGGCGAACAACAGCGTGTTGCCTTTGCCCGTATCTTGCTCACCAAACCGCAGGCGGTCTTTCTCGACGAAAGCACGTCGGCGCTCGACGAAGGGCTGGAATTCGCGCTCTACCAGATGCTGCGCAGCGAACTCCCGGACTGCATCGTGGTCAGTGTCAGCCATCGGCGTGCGGTTGAGCTGCTCCATGAACAGGAACTCAAGCTGCTTGGTGGCGGTGCGTGGGAGCTGGGCCGGGTGGAGAACGAGCCCGCGCCGGTGTAG
- a CDS encoding sterol desaturase family protein, whose product MDFLAGFWSALPPLMRDPVLFAIPFFLLLLTLEWMAARKLERFETLETDANTGQPRPASGAYLTRDSMASISMGLVSIASTAGWKTLALLGYAALYAYVAPWHLPASQWYTWVIAILGVDLLYYTYHRIAHRVRLIWATHQAHHSSEYFNFATALRQKWNNSGEVLLWVPLPLLGLPPWMVFFSWSLNLIYQFWVHTERIDKLPRPFEFVFNTPSHHRVHHGMDKVYLDKNYGGIFIIWDRLFGSFQAESFRPHYGLTKRVDTFNIWKLQTREYAAIARDWRSATRLRDRLGFVFGPPGWEPRAVARTRDAVPAATSR is encoded by the coding sequence GTGGATTTCTTAGCAGGGTTCTGGTCCGCGCTGCCCCCGCTAATGCGGGACCCGGTGTTGTTCGCCATCCCGTTTTTCCTGCTGCTGCTGACTCTCGAGTGGATGGCGGCGCGTAAGCTGGAACGCTTCGAGACCCTGGAAACCGATGCCAACACCGGCCAACCGCGGCCGGCGTCGGGGGCATACTTGACCCGCGACTCCATGGCGAGCATCTCGATGGGCCTGGTGTCGATCGCCAGCACCGCCGGCTGGAAGACGCTGGCCCTGCTCGGTTATGCCGCACTCTATGCCTATGTAGCGCCCTGGCACCTGCCGGCGAGCCAGTGGTACACGTGGGTCATCGCCATCCTGGGCGTCGACTTGCTCTATTACACCTATCACCGCATCGCCCACCGGGTTCGGCTCATCTGGGCGACTCACCAGGCCCATCACTCCAGTGAGTACTTCAACTTCGCCACCGCCTTGCGTCAGAAGTGGAACAACAGCGGGGAGGTCCTGCTGTGGGTTCCGTTGCCGCTGCTAGGGCTTCCGCCCTGGATGGTGTTCTTCAGCTGGTCGTTGAATCTGATCTATCAGTTCTGGGTGCACACCGAACGGATCGACAAGCTACCGCGGCCGTTCGAATTCGTCTTCAACACGCCCTCACATCACCGGGTTCACCACGGGATGGACAAGGTGTACCTCGACAAGAACTACGGCGGCATCTTCATCATCTGGGACCGGCTTTTCGGCAGCTTCCAGGCGGAGTCGTTCCGACCGCACTACGGCCTGACCAAGCGGGTCGACACTTTCAACATCTGGAAACTGCAAACCCGCGAATACGCGGCGATTGCCCGCGATTGGCGGTCGGCAACACGGCTGCGGGATCGGTTGGGCTTCGTCTTCGGACCGCCGGGCTGGGAGCCGCGTGCCGTCGCTAGAACCCGTGATGCGGTCCCGGCGGCAACGTCGCGGTAA
- a CDS encoding FAD-binding protein, protein MSTEIPATVNADAVTSWSDEVDVVVIGFGIGGGCAAVSAAAAGARVLVLERAAAAGGTTSLAGGHFYLGGGTAVQQATCNPDSPEEMYKYLVAVSRQPDHAKIRAYCDGSVEHFNWLEDLGFQFERSFFPGKAVIQPNTEGLMYTGNEKVWPFLEMAVPAPRGHKVPVPGDTGGASMVIDLLLKRAASLGVQVRYETGATELIVDGSGPGSRVTGVMWKRFSETGAVKAKSVIIAAGGFVMNPDMVAKYTPKLAEKPFVLGNTYDDGLGIRMGVSAGGATQHLDQIFITAPPYPPSILLTGIIVNKLGQRFVAEDSYHSRTAGFIMDQPDSAAFLIVDEAHLEHPKMPLVPLIDGWETVDEMEAALGIPRGNLVATLERYNSYAARGEDPDFHKQPEFLAPQDNGPWGAFDMSLGKAMYAGFTVGGLATSVEGEVLRDDGSVVSGLYAVGACASNIAQDGKGYASGTQLGEGSFFGRRAGAHAAAAAHAR, encoded by the coding sequence ATGAGTACCGAGATACCAGCGACGGTCAATGCGGACGCGGTGACCTCCTGGTCGGACGAGGTCGACGTCGTCGTGATCGGTTTCGGCATCGGTGGCGGCTGCGCGGCCGTCAGCGCTGCCGCCGCCGGGGCACGGGTCTTGGTCCTGGAACGTGCCGCAGCGGCGGGCGGCACCACGTCGCTCGCCGGCGGGCACTTCTATCTGGGCGGCGGGACCGCGGTCCAGCAGGCGACCTGCAACCCCGACTCGCCCGAGGAGATGTACAAGTACCTGGTCGCGGTGTCACGACAACCCGATCACGCCAAGATTCGTGCCTATTGCGATGGCAGTGTCGAGCATTTCAATTGGCTGGAGGACCTTGGCTTCCAGTTCGAGCGCAGCTTCTTCCCGGGCAAGGCGGTGATCCAACCCAACACCGAAGGGCTGATGTACACCGGAAACGAGAAGGTGTGGCCATTCCTCGAAATGGCGGTTCCGGCGCCCCGCGGTCACAAGGTGCCCGTCCCCGGCGACACCGGCGGGGCCAGCATGGTGATCGACCTGCTCCTCAAGCGAGCCGCAAGCCTGGGCGTACAGGTCCGTTACGAAACCGGCGCCACCGAACTCATCGTGGACGGCTCGGGCCCGGGGTCCCGTGTGACCGGTGTGATGTGGAAGCGGTTCTCCGAAACCGGTGCGGTCAAAGCAAAGTCGGTCATCATCGCCGCCGGGGGCTTCGTCATGAACCCCGACATGGTCGCCAAGTACACCCCGAAGCTGGCCGAGAAGCCGTTCGTGCTCGGCAACACCTACGACGACGGGCTTGGCATTCGAATGGGCGTCTCGGCGGGCGGGGCCACCCAGCATCTGGATCAGATCTTCATTACGGCCCCGCCGTATCCGCCGTCGATTCTGCTTACCGGGATTATCGTCAACAAGCTTGGGCAACGGTTTGTCGCCGAGGACTCCTACCATTCCAGGACCGCGGGATTCATCATGGACCAGCCAGACAGCGCGGCCTTTCTCATCGTTGACGAGGCACACCTGGAACACCCCAAGATGCCGCTGGTCCCGCTGATCGACGGGTGGGAAACCGTCGATGAGATGGAAGCTGCGCTTGGCATCCCGCGGGGAAACCTGGTCGCGACGCTGGAGCGTTACAACAGCTACGCCGCGCGTGGCGAGGATCCAGACTTCCACAAGCAGCCGGAATTCCTTGCGCCGCAAGACAACGGGCCATGGGGAGCCTTCGATATGTCGCTGGGCAAGGCGATGTATGCCGGGTTCACCGTCGGCGGGTTGGCCACGTCAGTGGAAGGTGAGGTCCTGCGTGACGACGGCTCGGTGGTGTCCGGTTTGTACGCGGTCGGCGCGTGTGCCTCCAACATCGCTCAGGACGGCAAGGGCTACGCCAGCGGCACGCAGCTGGGTGAAGGGTCGTTCTTCGGGCGCCGGGCCGGAGCGCACGCGGCAGCCGCGGCGCACGCGCGGTAA